A single genomic interval of Corvus hawaiiensis isolate bCorHaw1 chromosome 5, bCorHaw1.pri.cur, whole genome shotgun sequence harbors:
- the ABCE1 gene encoding ATP-binding cassette sub-family E member 1, translating to MADKLTRIAIVNHDKCKPKKCRQECKKSCPVVRMGKLCIEVTSQSKIAWISETLCIGCGICIKKCPFAALSIVNLPSNLEKETTHRYCANAFKLHRLPIPRPGEVLGLVGTNGIGKSTALKILAGKQKPNLGKYDDPPDWQEILTYFRGSELQNYFTKILEDDLKAIIKPQYVDQIPKAAKGTVGSILDRKDETKTQTVVCQQLDLTHLKERNVEDLSGGELQRFACAVVCIQKADIFMFDEPSSYLDVKQRLKAAITIRSLINPDRYIIVVEHDLSVLDYLSDFICCLYGVPSAYGVVTMPFSVREGINIFLDGYVPTENLRFRDASLVFKVAETANEEEVKKMCMYKYPGMKKKMGEFELSIVAGEFTDSEIMVMLGENGTGKTTFIRMLAGRLTPDEGGEVPVLNVSYKPQKISPKSTGSVRQLLHEKIRDAYTHPQFVTDVMKPLQIENIIDQEVQTLSGGELQRVALALCLGKPADVYLIDEPSAYLDSEQRLMAARVIKRFILHAKKTAFVVEHDFIMATYLADRVIVFDGIPSKNTLANSPQTLLAGMNKFLSQLEITFRRDPNNYRPRINKLNSIKDVEQKKSGNYFFLDD from the exons ATGGCAGACAAATTAACAAGAATTGCTATAGTCAACCATGACAAGTGTAAGCCAAAGAAATGTCGTCAGGAATGCAAGAAGAGTTGTCCTGTGGTTCGAATGG gAAAACTTTGCATAGAAGTCACATCACAGAGCAAAATAGCATGGATTTCAGAAACACTTTGTATTGGTTGTGGTATTTGCATCAAG AAATGCCCTTTTGCAGCTTTGTCAATTGTTAACTTACCTAGCAACCTGGAGAAAGAAACAACGCATAGATACTGTGCCAATGCCTTCAAACTTCacag GTTGCCTATCCCTCGTCCAGGTGAAGTGCTGGGATTGGTTGGAACCAATGGTATTGGAAAATCAACTGCCTTGAAAATTTtagcaggaaaacagaagcCAAATCTTGGAAAATATGAT GATCCACCTGACTGGCAAGAAATTTTGACTTACTTCCGAGGATCCgaattacaaaattattttaccaaGATCCTGGAAGATGACCTTAAAGCTATCATTAAACCTCAGTACGTGGACCAGATCCCTAAAGCTGCAAAG GGAACAGTGGGATCAATTCTGGATAGGAAGGATGAAACTAAGACACAAACTGTTGTATGTCAGCAGCTTG ACTTAACAcacctgaaagaaagaaatgttgaGGACCTTTCAGGAGGAGAACTTCAGAGATTTGCTTGTGCAGTTGTTTGCATTCAGAAGGCTGATAT CTTCATGTTTGATGAACCTTCCAGCTACTTGGATGTCAAGCAGCGATTGAAGGCTGCCATTACTATTCGGTCCCTGATAAACCCTGACAG GTACATTATTGTTGTAGAGCATGATCTAAGTGTGTTAGATTATCTCTCTGACTTTATCTGCTGCCTGTATGGTGTGCCAAGTGCTTATGGTGTTGTTACCATGCCTTTCAGCGTAAGAGAAG GCATAAACATTTTCCTAGATGGCTATGTTCCAACAGAAAATCTAAGGTTTCGAGATGCATCTCTGGTATTTAAAGTAGCTGAGACAGCTAACGAAGAAGAGGTTAAAAAGATGTGTATGTACAAATAtccaggaatgaaaaaaaagatgggaGAATTTGAACTATCCATAGTAGCTGGAGAATTCACCGATTCTGAAATTATGGTGATGTTAGGGGAAAATG GAACTGGCAAAACAACATTTATCCGAATGCTTGCAGGAAGACTTACACCTGATGAAGGAG GTGAGGTCCCAGTCCTAAATGTTAGCTACAAACCACAGAAAATCAGCCCTAAATCTACG GGAAGCGTCCGTCAGCTGCTGCACGAGAAGATCAGAGATGCCTATACACACCCCCAGTTTGTAACTGACGTGATGAAACCTCTTCAGATAGAAAACATCATTGACCAGGAG GTTCAGACACTGTCTGGTGGTGAGTTGCAGCGTGTGGCATTAGCTCTTTGTCTGGGTAAACCTGCAGATGTTTATCTGATTGATGAGCCCTCAGCATATTTGGACTCTGAACAGCGTCTGATGGCTGCCAGAGTCATTAAACG TTTCATTCTCCATGCtaaaaaaacagcttttgtgGTAGAACATGATTTTATCATGGCTACATATCTTGCTGATCGTGTGATTGTTTTTGATGGCATTCCTTCAAAGAACACACTGGCAAACAG TCCACAGACTCTTTTGGCTGGAATGAATAAGTTTTTATCTCAGCTTGAAATCACTTTTAGAAGAGACCCCAACAATTACAGACCAAGAATAAACAAACTCAATTCCATCAAG gATGTGGAACAAAAGAAGAGTGGAAACTACTTCTTCCTGGATGACTAA